The Halogranum gelatinilyticum genome includes a window with the following:
- a CDS encoding NAD(P)/FAD-dependent oxidoreductase translates to MTRSLAVVGAGAAGAGAAYALRDSDVDVTIFEKSRGVCGRAATRRKEGCRYDHGANYIKDAGGRTTDLLHTLGDEGLVDIDEPVWTFDADGTVSEGDDPGDVRKWTWTEGMTQLAKRLLARSDATVDQPTRIASFERGDGWWLTDTDGETYGPFDGLLLTPPAPQTASLLAEAKWNDDRLTTLIEAVGAVPYRTVRTLVLHYPFELDVPYYALVDTSKEHDVGWVSREECKPGHVPDGESLLIAQMGPEWSTEHYDDPLDEAASVAAEKVADLLDDERLADPDWVDDQGWRYALPDDGAVESVVTSAEDAKLYFAGDWVAGEARVRAALWNGIETGERIDDGL, encoded by the coding sequence ATGACCCGTTCGCTCGCCGTCGTCGGTGCGGGAGCCGCTGGCGCGGGGGCCGCGTACGCGCTTCGAGACAGCGACGTCGACGTGACCATCTTCGAGAAGAGCCGTGGCGTCTGCGGCCGGGCCGCAACCCGCCGCAAGGAGGGCTGTCGCTACGACCACGGCGCGAACTACATCAAGGACGCCGGCGGCCGGACGACAGACCTCCTGCACACGCTCGGCGACGAGGGTCTCGTCGACATCGACGAGCCGGTCTGGACGTTCGACGCCGACGGCACGGTCAGCGAGGGCGACGACCCCGGCGACGTCCGCAAGTGGACGTGGACCGAGGGGATGACCCAACTCGCGAAACGGCTGCTCGCCCGGAGCGACGCCACGGTCGACCAGCCGACGCGCATCGCTTCCTTCGAGCGCGGCGACGGCTGGTGGCTGACCGACACCGACGGCGAGACCTACGGCCCGTTCGACGGCCTGCTGCTGACGCCACCGGCCCCCCAGACCGCATCCCTGCTCGCAGAAGCCAAGTGGAACGACGACCGGCTGACGACGCTCATCGAGGCAGTCGGGGCGGTCCCCTACCGCACCGTCCGGACGCTGGTCCTGCACTACCCCTTCGAACTTGACGTCCCCTACTACGCGCTCGTCGACACCAGCAAGGAACACGACGTCGGCTGGGTCTCCCGCGAGGAGTGCAAGCCCGGCCACGTCCCTGACGGCGAGAGCCTGCTCATCGCACAGATGGGGCCCGAGTGGTCGACCGAACACTACGACGACCCGCTCGACGAGGCGGCGAGCGTCGCCGCCGAGAAGGTGGCCGACCTCCTCGATGACGAGCGTCTGGCCGACCCCGACTGGGTGGACGACCAGGGCTGGCGGTACGCACTGCCGGACGACGGGGCGGTCGAGTCTGTCGTCACGAGTGCCGAAGACGCGAAGCTCTACTTTGCGGGTGACTGGGTCGCTGGCGAGGCGAGAGTGCGCGCAGCCCTGTGGAACGGAATCGAGACGGGCGAACGCATCGACGACGGCCTCTAG
- a CDS encoding ABC1 kinase family protein: MVNLVNLRAYWRFLIVFYQFLPLIVAYSRDRKRFFVVGSGRSVTPEMRTKRAQILLDSLLTLGPTFIKLGQLLSTRPDILPREYIEVLSSLQDEVPAAEWAEAKQVLEADLGPVGDVYDEFDTEAISGASLGQVYLAEYGGEKVAVKVRRPGIEELVEADLRVIRWSLPLLQRFIGQGRAFSLENLSDEFAKTIRQEMDYTREGRMLNEIRENFAGNDDIRIPNVVDEVSGPRVLTMEYLPGVKITDLKTLDEMGIDRTELATRLQEIYLQMIIDDGVFHADPHPGNLAVDDDGAVIFYDFGMSGRVDSFIQDKIVEFYIAVANQDIDAILDTLVEMGTLSPEADRQVMSDVMELAIADARGEDIEQYRVNQIIEQVESTIYEFPLRLPRNLALVLRVATVVEGVCVTLDENFDFITVATDYLTAEGYREETIKRVAGEVSNQLQATTQSLVRVPPKLERVLDRAERESLTLNVRIDDKNKVFDKLAKRIALTILLAVGVLSSAILYAFGASWQPAVAVAAVTLPIGFLLYRSFRKKKKGLRASPQFTRQGLKEQRRKD, encoded by the coding sequence GTGGTTAACCTGGTCAATCTCCGCGCCTACTGGCGCTTTCTGATCGTCTTCTATCAGTTCCTCCCGCTCATCGTCGCCTACAGCCGCGACCGCAAGCGGTTCTTCGTCGTCGGCAGCGGCCGCTCGGTCACGCCCGAGATGCGGACCAAGCGGGCCCAGATTCTGCTCGACTCCCTCCTGACCCTCGGGCCGACGTTCATCAAGCTCGGCCAGCTGCTGTCGACCCGCCCCGACATCCTCCCGCGGGAGTATATCGAGGTGCTGTCGAGTCTGCAGGACGAGGTGCCCGCCGCCGAGTGGGCCGAGGCCAAGCAGGTGCTCGAAGCCGACCTCGGTCCCGTCGGCGACGTGTACGACGAGTTCGACACCGAGGCCATCAGCGGCGCGAGTCTCGGCCAGGTCTACCTCGCCGAGTACGGCGGCGAGAAGGTCGCCGTCAAGGTCCGCCGCCCCGGCATCGAGGAGTTGGTCGAGGCCGACCTCCGCGTGATTCGATGGTCGCTCCCGCTCCTCCAGCGGTTCATCGGCCAGGGGCGGGCGTTCTCCCTGGAGAACCTCTCCGACGAGTTCGCGAAGACCATCCGTCAGGAGATGGACTACACCCGCGAGGGCCGGATGCTCAACGAGATCCGCGAGAACTTCGCCGGCAACGACGACATCCGCATCCCGAACGTCGTCGACGAGGTCTCCGGGCCGCGTGTGCTCACGATGGAGTATCTCCCCGGCGTGAAGATTACCGACCTGAAGACGCTCGACGAGATGGGCATCGACCGCACCGAACTCGCGACGCGCCTGCAAGAGATCTACCTCCAGATGATCATCGACGACGGCGTCTTCCACGCCGACCCCCACCCTGGGAACCTCGCGGTCGACGACGACGGCGCGGTCATCTTCTACGACTTCGGGATGAGCGGCCGCGTCGACTCGTTCATCCAGGACAAGATCGTCGAGTTCTACATCGCCGTCGCCAACCAGGACATCGACGCCATCCTGGACACGCTCGTCGAGATGGGGACGCTCTCGCCGGAGGCCGACCGACAGGTCATGTCCGACGTGATGGAGTTGGCCATCGCCGACGCCCGCGGCGAGGACATCGAACAGTACCGCGTCAACCAGATCATCGAACAGGTCGAGTCGACCATCTACGAGTTTCCCCTCCGGCTCCCCCGAAATCTCGCGCTCGTGCTCCGCGTCGCCACCGTCGTCGAAGGCGTCTGTGTCACCCTCGACGAGAACTTCGACTTCATCACCGTCGCGACCGACTATCTGACCGCGGAGGGCTACCGCGAGGAGACCATCAAACGCGTCGCTGGCGAGGTGTCGAACCAGCTGCAGGCGACCACCCAGTCGCTCGTCCGGGTGCCACCGAAGCTCGAACGCGTCCTCGACCGTGCCGAGCGCGAGAGCCTGACGCTCAACGTCCGCATCGACGACAAGAACAAGGTGTTCGACAAGCTGGCGAAGCGCATCGCGCTCACCATCCTCTTGGCGGTCGGTGTGCTCTCGTCGGCCATCCTCTACGCCTTCGGGGCGTCCTGGCAGCCCGCCGTGGCGGTCGCGGCGGTCACGCTCCCCATCGGCTTCCTGCTCTATCGCTCCTTCCGGAAGAAGAAGAAGGGGCTTCGCGCCAGCCCGCAGTTCACCCGTCAGGGCCTCAAAGAGCAGCGTCGCAAGGACTGA
- a CDS encoding metallophosphoesterase family protein — protein sequence MKLLVFGDLHLKPSGQSVDYDALSVSTDIDAVVSLGDLTHRAEAADRETAREFLAHVAADDRPVVCVPGNHDPHDHYTDLLGELAADGVVDAHDRRVTPDGVGFALVGWGCEEFHFEPELHYAEMAALDPRERDGDRRHVADVLATAYEDLLVEYGRGERSREGLLDGLVAVGDEGTAELTRRERAALREQLDAFDAAYDRLTGLLDGSDETVLLSHVPPFNTALDRHHSHGTREDDLEGLHWGSMVLKTAIRTHRPLAVLCGHSHTQGYDVCRGDGGETQLLNPGFRGVATVDVSRGGFAYQFF from the coding sequence ATGAAGCTCCTCGTCTTCGGCGACCTCCATCTCAAACCAAGCGGCCAGTCCGTCGACTACGACGCGCTGTCGGTGTCGACGGACATCGATGCGGTCGTCTCGCTCGGCGATCTCACCCACCGTGCCGAGGCGGCAGACCGCGAGACTGCGCGGGAGTTCCTCGCGCACGTCGCGGCCGACGACCGACCCGTCGTCTGCGTCCCCGGCAACCACGACCCACACGACCACTACACCGACCTGCTCGGGGAACTTGCGGCCGACGGTGTCGTCGACGCCCACGACCGACGTGTCACCCCCGACGGCGTCGGTTTCGCGCTCGTCGGCTGGGGGTGTGAGGAGTTCCACTTCGAACCCGAACTGCACTACGCCGAGATGGCCGCCCTCGACCCACGCGAGCGCGACGGTGACCGCCGACACGTCGCCGACGTGCTCGCGACCGCGTACGAGGACCTCCTCGTCGAGTACGGTCGCGGTGAACGGTCCCGTGAGGGTCTGCTGGACGGCTTGGTCGCCGTCGGCGACGAGGGCACGGCCGAGTTGACCCGTCGGGAGCGGGCCGCACTCCGAGAGCAACTCGACGCCTTCGACGCCGCGTACGACCGGCTGACGGGACTGCTCGACGGGTCGGACGAGACGGTCCTCCTCAGCCACGTCCCCCCGTTCAACACGGCACTCGACCGTCACCACTCCCACGGCACCCGCGAGGACGACCTCGAAGGGCTTCACTGGGGGTCGATGGTGCTCAAGACCGCCATCCGGACCCACCGGCCGCTCGCCGTGCTCTGTGGCCACTCACACACGCAGGGATACGACGTCTGTCGCGGCGACGGGGGCGAGACACAGCTTCTCAACCCCGGCTTCCGCGGCGTCGCGACGGTCGACGTCAGTCGTGGCGGATTCGCCTACCAGTTCTTCTAG
- a CDS encoding molybdopterin biosynthesis protein has product MSSRKEFRDLAAPEEAHAAIASLSLAGDAETVPLDEARGRVLAERLDADLDVPGFDRASMDGYAVRAKDTFGADEADPVTLDLAGAVHAGAEPDVTVESGTCAEISTGAVMPPGADAVVMVERTDEKGDDEILIRKAVAPGDHVMVAGADIAAGARALGPGTRITPREIGLLSALGVDEVRVRGTPTVGIVSTGDELVRPGDELDSSRGQIYDVNSYTIAAGVEEAGGEAKLYPHAGDDYDEMERILLDAAEECDLVLSSGSTSASAVDVIYRVIEDKGELLLHGVAVKPGKPMLVGSLGDSAYVGLPGYPVSALTIFRTFVAPAIRREAGLPEPRTATVTGKMATRERYEEGRMRLMPVGLLEDEDGETLVYPVDKGSGATTSLVEADGVVEVGADTSYLSEGEDVTVQLFSPDVRLPSLLGVGEDDPALSRLLDRVDNPRYLPLGSREGLRRLRDGLPDVAVVAGPADRDVESVDLGGWTREWGLVVPADNPADVEGLADLVDRDLRFVNRDTNSGLRTSLANALADLADERGVERHSLVDAIDGFDLTVKAHESPARKVLGGSADVGLGLRATATRLGLGFVPLGTQDVAVRANPARVDKAGVQAVSAALDAVSDVVGDLDGFESR; this is encoded by the coding sequence ATGAGCTCGCGGAAAGAGTTCCGTGACCTCGCCGCGCCCGAGGAGGCCCACGCCGCCATCGCCTCGCTGTCCCTCGCGGGCGACGCCGAGACCGTCCCCCTGGACGAGGCGCGCGGCCGCGTGCTGGCCGAACGGCTCGACGCCGACCTCGACGTCCCCGGCTTCGACCGGGCGAGCATGGACGGCTACGCCGTTCGCGCGAAGGACACCTTCGGGGCCGACGAGGCCGACCCCGTCACCCTCGACCTCGCGGGTGCGGTCCACGCCGGCGCGGAGCCGGACGTGACCGTCGAATCGGGGACTTGCGCCGAAATCTCGACCGGTGCGGTGATGCCGCCGGGTGCGGACGCCGTCGTGATGGTCGAGCGAACCGACGAGAAGGGTGACGACGAGATTCTCATTCGGAAGGCCGTCGCGCCGGGCGACCACGTCATGGTCGCGGGCGCGGACATCGCCGCCGGTGCGCGTGCGCTCGGTCCCGGCACGCGCATCACGCCGCGGGAGATCGGCCTGCTGTCGGCACTCGGCGTAGACGAGGTCAGGGTTCGAGGAACGCCGACGGTCGGCATCGTCTCCACGGGCGACGAACTCGTCCGCCCCGGCGACGAACTCGACAGCAGCCGCGGCCAGATTTACGACGTCAACAGCTACACCATCGCCGCGGGCGTCGAGGAGGCCGGTGGCGAGGCGAAGCTCTACCCCCACGCGGGCGACGACTACGACGAGATGGAGCGTATCCTGCTGGATGCGGCCGAGGAGTGCGACCTCGTGCTCTCCTCGGGGTCGACCTCCGCGAGCGCGGTCGACGTCATCTACCGCGTCATCGAGGACAAGGGCGAACTCCTGCTCCACGGCGTCGCCGTCAAGCCCGGCAAGCCGATGCTCGTCGGCTCGCTCGGCGACAGTGCCTACGTCGGCCTGCCCGGCTACCCCGTCTCCGCGCTGACCATCTTCCGTACCTTCGTCGCGCCCGCGATCCGCCGCGAGGCGGGACTGCCGGAGCCGCGGACGGCGACAGTGACGGGGAAGATGGCGACCCGCGAGCGCTACGAGGAGGGTCGGATGCGGCTGATGCCGGTCGGGCTACTCGAAGACGAGGACGGCGAGACCCTCGTTTACCCTGTCGACAAGGGCAGCGGCGCGACCACGAGCCTCGTCGAGGCCGACGGCGTCGTCGAGGTCGGTGCCGACACGAGCTATCTGAGCGAGGGCGAGGACGTGACCGTCCAGCTGTTCTCGCCGGACGTCCGGTTGCCGTCGCTGCTCGGCGTCGGCGAGGACGACCCCGCGCTCTCGCGCCTGCTCGACCGTGTCGACAATCCTCGATACTTGCCCCTCGGGAGCCGCGAAGGCCTCCGACGGCTCCGTGACGGTCTTCCGGACGTCGCGGTCGTCGCCGGCCCCGCCGACCGCGACGTCGAGAGCGTCGACCTCGGCGGCTGGACGCGCGAGTGGGGACTGGTCGTCCCCGCGGACAACCCCGCGGATGTCGAGGGGCTGGCCGACCTTGTGGACCGCGACCTCCGGTTCGTCAACCGCGACACCAACTCCGGGCTGCGGACGAGTCTCGCGAACGCGCTGGCCGACCTCGCCGACGAGCGCGGGGTCGAACGCCACAGTCTCGTCGACGCTATCGACGGCTTCGACCTCACAGTGAAGGCCCACGAGAGCCCCGCGCGGAAGGTCCTCGGCGGGTCGGCGGACGTCGGACTCGGCCTGCGCGCGACGGCGACCCGGCTGGGACTTGGCTTCGTCCCGCTGGGCACACAGGACGTCGCCGTCCGTGCGAACCCCGCTCGCGTCGACAAAGCCGGGGTACAGGCGGTCTCGGCGGCTCTCGACGCCGTCTCGGACGTCGTTGGCGACCTCGACGGCTTCGAATCACGCTGA
- a CDS encoding Hsp20/alpha crystallin family protein yields the protein MSALRDALRELPEAVFADLLESDDAYLIVLDLPGVSAETADIAVENKKLVIEARREKALPPEFRYVREDRSLFLDAEIPLPPDATGAGAEANMSRGVLEIRLPKREAAPEQTIEIEDA from the coding sequence ATGTCAGCACTGCGTGACGCGCTGCGCGAACTCCCGGAGGCCGTCTTCGCCGACCTACTGGAGAGTGACGACGCGTACCTCATCGTTCTCGACCTGCCCGGCGTCTCGGCCGAGACGGCCGACATCGCCGTCGAGAACAAGAAGCTCGTCATCGAAGCCCGTCGCGAGAAGGCCCTCCCCCCGGAGTTCCGCTACGTCCGCGAGGACCGGTCGCTCTTCCTCGACGCCGAGATTCCCCTCCCGCCGGACGCGACCGGCGCGGGTGCCGAGGCGAACATGAGCCGCGGCGTCCTCGAAATTCGCCTCCCCAAGCGCGAAGCCGCCCCCGAGCAGACTATCGAGATCGAGGACGCGTAA
- a CDS encoding molybdopterin molybdotransferase MoeA has product MTHDDLRRAGFKDRTRVAAARDTLFEAVTPHERTERIPLGRADGRTVAETVTAPNPVPGYDRAAMDGWAVRAEDTFGASDRSPKILREGDERVVAGEAVRVHTGSELPDGADAVVMVEQTEAVGSEVEVFDGVAEGENVGPVGEDVAEGTSLYEPGHRLRPSDLGLLKSVGLSEVEVYDHPTVGVIPTGEELVQADPQPGEVIETNGLTVSHMVSRWGGVPTYRDVVTDDPEAIRAAIQRDLTKDVVVLTGGSSVGERDYTPEVVDELGEVLVHGVALKPGHPVALGVVEDTPVLMLPGYPVACIINAVQFLRPVLKRMGHLPDEPHPTTEATLTRKITSEPGTRTFVRVKVEESEEGPKATPTRASGSGVLSSVALADGWVVVPEEREGIAAGETVAVEDWEWSA; this is encoded by the coding sequence ATGACTCACGATGACTTGCGACGTGCCGGGTTCAAGGACCGAACCCGCGTCGCCGCCGCCCGCGATACCCTCTTCGAGGCGGTGACACCGCACGAGCGGACCGAACGAATCCCGCTCGGCCGCGCCGACGGGCGGACGGTCGCCGAGACGGTCACGGCCCCGAACCCCGTCCCCGGCTACGACCGCGCGGCGATGGACGGCTGGGCCGTCCGCGCCGAGGACACCTTCGGAGCCTCGGACCGCTCGCCGAAGATCCTGCGCGAGGGCGACGAGCGCGTCGTCGCCGGCGAGGCCGTTCGGGTCCACACGGGCAGCGAGCTGCCCGACGGAGCCGACGCCGTCGTCATGGTCGAACAGACCGAAGCCGTCGGCAGCGAGGTCGAGGTTTTTGATGGTGTTGCCGAGGGCGAGAACGTCGGTCCCGTCGGCGAGGACGTCGCCGAGGGCACGAGCCTGTACGAACCCGGCCACCGGCTGCGACCCTCCGACCTCGGTCTGCTGAAGTCCGTCGGCCTGAGCGAGGTCGAGGTCTACGACCACCCCACCGTCGGCGTGATTCCGACCGGCGAGGAGTTGGTGCAAGCGGACCCCCAGCCGGGCGAGGTCATCGAGACCAACGGGCTGACCGTCTCGCACATGGTGTCCCGGTGGGGCGGCGTCCCCACCTATCGGGACGTCGTCACCGACGACCCCGAGGCGATTCGCGCGGCTATCCAACGGGACCTGACGAAGGACGTCGTCGTCCTGACCGGCGGCTCCTCCGTCGGCGAACGCGACTACACTCCCGAGGTCGTCGATGAACTCGGCGAGGTACTGGTTCACGGCGTCGCGCTCAAGCCGGGGCATCCGGTCGCACTCGGCGTCGTCGAGGACACGCCCGTCCTCATGCTGCCGGGCTACCCCGTCGCCTGCATCATCAACGCCGTGCAGTTCCTCCGTCCTGTACTCAAGCGGATGGGCCATCTCCCCGACGAGCCTCACCCGACCACCGAGGCGACGCTGACGCGGAAGATTACGAGCGAACCCGGCACGCGGACGTTCGTGCGCGTGAAGGTCGAAGAGAGCGAGGAGGGGCCGAAAGCGACACCGACCCGCGCCAGCGGCTCGGGCGTGCTCTCCAGCGTCGCGCTCGCCGACGGCTGGGTCGTCGTCCCCGAAGAGCGCGAGGGCATCGCCGCAGGTGAGACCGTCGCCGTCGAGGACTGGGAGTGGTCGGCATGA